A single Biomphalaria glabrata chromosome 2, xgBioGlab47.1, whole genome shotgun sequence DNA region contains:
- the LOC106061883 gene encoding actin-related protein 2/3 complex subunit 1A-B-like isoform X1 — MTEVHDFGIAPVTCHTFDKNRTGLALSHNDSNVKIYKKSANKWQETDTLSEHGQRVTSIDWAPNSNRIVTCSADRNAFVWMLEDGKWKQVLVIPRINRAATFVRWSPKENKFAVASGSRLIAICYYDVENNWWLSHHIKKPIRSTVTCLDWHPNNVLIAAGSTDFKCRIFSAYRKEVDEKPGPSSWGSKMMFGALMAEFANGGGGWVHSVSFSASGNKVAWVGHDSSVSVVDSTKGNELLVIKDSFLPFMGITWITENSLVAAGYDCNPMLFSHTGGKLTLVGQLDQSQEKESGQIRFGRSLSWNSPPLPINGSMEEEEEETFTRVSAMNRFKNLDKKATASETSTDLKTQHQNTITQVSVYSGTKADAGKIATSGVDGNLIIWDLKSLEKSIQGLKIS; from the exons ATGACTGAAGTGCATGATTTTGGTATTGCGCCAGTAACTTGTCACACTTTTGACAAAAATAGAACGG GTTTGGCTCTGTCTCATAATGATTCCAATGTGAAAATTTACAAGAAGTCTGCCAATAAGTGGCAGGAGACTGACACCTTAAGTGAGCATGGACAGAGAGTGACCAGCATTGACTGGGCACCCAACAGCAACAGGATAGTCACCTGTTCAGCT GATCGTAACGCATTTGTTTGGATGTTGGAGGATGGTAAATGGAAACAAGTGCTTGTCATTCCTCGTATTAATCGTGCTGCAACTTTTGTTCGTTGGTCACCAAAGG AAAACAAGTTTGCAGTTGCCAGTGGGTCAAGGTTGATTGCTATCTGCTACTATGATGTAGAAAACAATTGGTGGCTTAGTCATCACATTAAGAAGCCAATCAGATCAACTGTTACTTG CCTTGACTGGCATCCCAACAATGTCTTAATAGCCGCTGGCTCCACTGACTTCAAGTGTAG GATATTCTCTGCCTATCGCAAGGAAGTTGATGAGAAACCCGGCCCTAGCTCTTGGGGGTCCAAGATGATGTTTGGAGCTTTGATGGCAGAGTTTGCCAATGGTGGAG GTGGCTGGGTTCACTCAGTCTCTTTCTCTGCCAGTGGTAACAAGGTGGCCTGGGTTGGACATGACTCAAGTGTATCTGTTGTGGACTCTACTAAAGGGAATGA ATTGTTGGTAATTAAAGATAGCTTCTTGCCCTTTATGGGAATAACTTGGATCACAGAGAACAGCCTTGTTGCAGCT GGCTATGACTGTAACCCTATGCTGTTCTCTCATACTGGTGGAAAACTCACTTTGGTTGGACAGCTTGACCAATCTCAGGAAAAGGAATCTGGACAGATAAG ATTTGGCAGATCCTTAAGCTGGAATTCACCCCCGCTGCCCATCAATGGGAGTATGGAGGAAGAAGAGGAGGAGACCTTCACCAGAGTCAG TGCCATGAATCGTTTCAAAAACCTGGACAAGAAGGCCACAGCTTCTGAAACCTCGACTGACCTGAAGACCCAACATCAAAATACCATCAC CCAAGTGTCTGTTTACAGTGGCACCAAAGCTGATGCTGGCAAGATAGCGACCTCTGGTGTGGATGGTAACTTGATCATCTGGGACCTCAAG tcttTAGAGAAAAGCATTCAAGGATTGAAGATCTCATAA
- the LOC106061883 gene encoding actin-related protein 2/3 complex subunit 1A-like isoform X2: MTEVHDFGIAPVTCHTFDKNRTGLALSHNDSNVKIYKKSANKWQETDTLSEHGQRVTSIDWAPNSNRIVTCSADRNAFVWMLEDGKWKQVLVIPRINRAATFVRWSPKENKFAVASGSRLIAICYYDVENNWWLSHHIKKPIRSTVTCLDWHPNNVLIAAGSTDFKCRIFSAYRKEVDEKPGPSSWGSKMMFGALMAEFANGGGGWVHSVSFSASGNKVAWVGHDSSVSVVDSTKGNELLVIKDSFLPFMGITWITENSLVAAGYDCNPMLFSHTGGKLTLVGQLDQSQEKESGQISAMNRFKNLDKKATASETSTDLKTQHQNTITQVSVYSGTKADAGKIATSGVDGNLIIWDLKSLEKSIQGLKIS; encoded by the exons ATGACTGAAGTGCATGATTTTGGTATTGCGCCAGTAACTTGTCACACTTTTGACAAAAATAGAACGG GTTTGGCTCTGTCTCATAATGATTCCAATGTGAAAATTTACAAGAAGTCTGCCAATAAGTGGCAGGAGACTGACACCTTAAGTGAGCATGGACAGAGAGTGACCAGCATTGACTGGGCACCCAACAGCAACAGGATAGTCACCTGTTCAGCT GATCGTAACGCATTTGTTTGGATGTTGGAGGATGGTAAATGGAAACAAGTGCTTGTCATTCCTCGTATTAATCGTGCTGCAACTTTTGTTCGTTGGTCACCAAAGG AAAACAAGTTTGCAGTTGCCAGTGGGTCAAGGTTGATTGCTATCTGCTACTATGATGTAGAAAACAATTGGTGGCTTAGTCATCACATTAAGAAGCCAATCAGATCAACTGTTACTTG CCTTGACTGGCATCCCAACAATGTCTTAATAGCCGCTGGCTCCACTGACTTCAAGTGTAG GATATTCTCTGCCTATCGCAAGGAAGTTGATGAGAAACCCGGCCCTAGCTCTTGGGGGTCCAAGATGATGTTTGGAGCTTTGATGGCAGAGTTTGCCAATGGTGGAG GTGGCTGGGTTCACTCAGTCTCTTTCTCTGCCAGTGGTAACAAGGTGGCCTGGGTTGGACATGACTCAAGTGTATCTGTTGTGGACTCTACTAAAGGGAATGA ATTGTTGGTAATTAAAGATAGCTTCTTGCCCTTTATGGGAATAACTTGGATCACAGAGAACAGCCTTGTTGCAGCT GGCTATGACTGTAACCCTATGCTGTTCTCTCATACTGGTGGAAAACTCACTTTGGTTGGACAGCTTGACCAATCTCAGGAAAAGGAATCTGGACAGATAAG TGCCATGAATCGTTTCAAAAACCTGGACAAGAAGGCCACAGCTTCTGAAACCTCGACTGACCTGAAGACCCAACATCAAAATACCATCAC CCAAGTGTCTGTTTACAGTGGCACCAAAGCTGATGCTGGCAAGATAGCGACCTCTGGTGTGGATGGTAACTTGATCATCTGGGACCTCAAG tcttTAGAGAAAAGCATTCAAGGATTGAAGATCTCATAA